The Apium graveolens cultivar Ventura chromosome 6, ASM990537v1, whole genome shotgun sequence genome contains a region encoding:
- the LOC141667003 gene encoding BTB/POZ domain-containing protein At5g47800 isoform X2, whose amino-acid sequence MKMKFMKLGTRPDAFYTEEATRKITSDIPSNLTVLIDDISYHVHTFVLLPKCGLLQRLCSSHVRDSENVMVLELHEIPGGGDAFELCAKFCYGIMTNFSAHNIVSALCAAHFLQMTESVEKGNFALKLEIFFSSCILEGWKDSIVALQTTGRLSECAENLGIIRRCIDSIVDKILTPPSKVTWPYTYTRPGYSEKRHQNVPKDWWTEDISEVDIDLFRCIITTVRSANMLPLQLIGEALHVYACCWLPDIKNISPTETSDSRNEESLDRKRRILVSIASMIPEQRGSVSVGFLLRLSSLVKFLGVSPVIKAELIKRSSLQLEDAVLNDLLLPSHSCSEEDGHFYDINLVGAVLESYLREWKRQSTGGNTRYKRSIMKVGRLIDLYLQVIARDVNTPVQKFLWLAESLPEIARPNHDDLYKAINIYLEEHPDLSKQEKKRLCRILDCQRFSPEVCAHAVRNERLPLRTVVQLLYFEQERAGMATSTDNIKKQEEDAEELPPTAATQQALASTSAARELSKLKLGLGKKYSEVESTRSSTPGTRRAEKKLLIYSSVDKVPTRRSKTPGTGDEREHQKLITQDQRVPVEAKQKMTVEQVQERNVEIRHGTHGNGFEPKKTTHRKQR is encoded by the exons ATGAAAATGAAGTTCATGAAACTGGGAACAAGACCAGACGCATTCTACACAGAAGAAGCAACCAG GAAGATAACTTCAGATATACCTAGCAATCTCACAGTACTGATTGACGACATCAGTTACCATGTCCATACG TTTGTGCTTCTTCCAAAGTGTGGCCTCCTACAAAGACTCTGCTCATCACATGTTAGAGATTCTGAAAATGTAATGGTACTGGAGCTTCATGAGATCCCTGGAGGTGGAGACGCTTTTGAGCTATGTGCCAAGTTTTGCTATGGAATCATGACTAATTTTAGTGCTCACAACATCGTTTCTGCACTTTGTGCTGCTCACTTTCTCCAAATGACTGAATCAGTTGAGAAAGGAAATTTTGCTTTAAAACTAGAGATTTTTTTCAGTTCATGTATTCTTGAAGGCTGGAAAGATTCAATTGTTGCTCTACAGACTACTGGAAGGTTGTCGGAATGTGCAGAAAACCTTGGAATCATCAGAAGGTGCATCGATTCTATCGTGGACAAAATACTGACACCGCCATCAAAG GTCACATGGCCCTACACTTATACAAGACCAGGGTATTCAGAAAAGAGGCACCAGAATGTCCCCAAGGATTGGTGGACTGAGGACATAAGTGAAGTCGATATAGATTTGTTCAGATGCATTATAACCACAGTAAGGTCTGCAAATATGCTGCCTCTACAGCTAATTGGCGAGGCTTTGCATGTCTATGCCTGCTGTTGGCTGCCAGATATTAAGAACATTAGTCCTACAGAGACTTCTGATTCTCGAAATGAAGAATCTTTAGATAGAAAAAGGAGAATACTTGTAAGCATTGCTAGCATGATCCCGGAACAGAGAGGATCTGTTTCAGTTGGATTCTTGCTCAGGCTCTCGAGTTTGGTAAAGTTTCTAGGAGTGTCTCCAGTGATAAAGGCAGAACTTATAAAGAGATCAAGCCTTCAGCTGGAGGATGCAGTGTTGAATGATTTGTTGCTTCCCTCCCACTCTTGTTCTGAAGAAGATGGACACTTTTATGACATTAACTTGGTTGGAGCGGTACTGGAAAGTTACTTGAGGGAGTGGAAAAGACAATCTACTGGAGGAAATACCCGATATAAAAGATCAATTATGAAGGTTGGAAGACTCATCGATTTATATCTACAAGTAATAGCCAGGGATGTAAATACGCCAGTACAAAAGTTCTTGTGGCTTGCAGAATCTTTACCTGAAATTGCAAGGCCCAACCATGATGACCTTTACAAGGCTATTAACATTTATCTTGAG GAGCATCCTGACCTGAGCAAGCAGGAGAAGAAGAGGTTATGTCGCATCTTAGACTGCCAGAGATTTTCTCCAGAGGTGTGCGCTCATGCTGTTAGAAATGAGCGGCTGCCATTAAGAACAGTTGTGCAACTCCTCTACTTTGAACAAGAGAGAGCTGGCATGGCAACAAGTACCGACAACATTAAAAAGCAAGAGGAGGATGCTGAGGAGCTTCCTCCTACTGCTGCAACACAACAAGCCCTAGCCTCCACGTCTGCAGCACGTGAACTAAGCAAACTGAAGTTGGGTCTTGGAAAAAAATATAGTGAAGTGGAGAGCACGAGAAGTAGTACTCCTGGCACCAGGAGAGCAGAGAAAAAGCTCCTAATATACAGTTCTGTAGATAAGGTCCCTACTAGAAGAAGTAAAACTCCTGGCACTGGCGATGAAAGAGAACATCAGAAGCTGATAACTCAGGATCAAAGGGTGCCAGTGGAAGCAAAACAGAAGATGACGGTAGAGCAAGTCCAGGAAAGAAATGTAGAGATCAGACATGGAACTCATGGTAATGGATTTGAACCCAAGAAGACAACACATAGAAAACAGAGATAA
- the LOC141667003 gene encoding BTB/POZ domain-containing protein At5g47800 isoform X1: MKMKFMKLGTRPDAFYTEEATRKITSDIPSNLTVLIDDISYHVHTLQFVLLPKCGLLQRLCSSHVRDSENVMVLELHEIPGGGDAFELCAKFCYGIMTNFSAHNIVSALCAAHFLQMTESVEKGNFALKLEIFFSSCILEGWKDSIVALQTTGRLSECAENLGIIRRCIDSIVDKILTPPSKVTWPYTYTRPGYSEKRHQNVPKDWWTEDISEVDIDLFRCIITTVRSANMLPLQLIGEALHVYACCWLPDIKNISPTETSDSRNEESLDRKRRILVSIASMIPEQRGSVSVGFLLRLSSLVKFLGVSPVIKAELIKRSSLQLEDAVLNDLLLPSHSCSEEDGHFYDINLVGAVLESYLREWKRQSTGGNTRYKRSIMKVGRLIDLYLQVIARDVNTPVQKFLWLAESLPEIARPNHDDLYKAINIYLEEHPDLSKQEKKRLCRILDCQRFSPEVCAHAVRNERLPLRTVVQLLYFEQERAGMATSTDNIKKQEEDAEELPPTAATQQALASTSAARELSKLKLGLGKKYSEVESTRSSTPGTRRAEKKLLIYSSVDKVPTRRSKTPGTGDEREHQKLITQDQRVPVEAKQKMTVEQVQERNVEIRHGTHGNGFEPKKTTHRKQR; the protein is encoded by the exons ATGAAAATGAAGTTCATGAAACTGGGAACAAGACCAGACGCATTCTACACAGAAGAAGCAACCAG GAAGATAACTTCAGATATACCTAGCAATCTCACAGTACTGATTGACGACATCAGTTACCATGTCCATACG CTGCAGTTTGTGCTTCTTCCAAAGTGTGGCCTCCTACAAAGACTCTGCTCATCACATGTTAGAGATTCTGAAAATGTAATGGTACTGGAGCTTCATGAGATCCCTGGAGGTGGAGACGCTTTTGAGCTATGTGCCAAGTTTTGCTATGGAATCATGACTAATTTTAGTGCTCACAACATCGTTTCTGCACTTTGTGCTGCTCACTTTCTCCAAATGACTGAATCAGTTGAGAAAGGAAATTTTGCTTTAAAACTAGAGATTTTTTTCAGTTCATGTATTCTTGAAGGCTGGAAAGATTCAATTGTTGCTCTACAGACTACTGGAAGGTTGTCGGAATGTGCAGAAAACCTTGGAATCATCAGAAGGTGCATCGATTCTATCGTGGACAAAATACTGACACCGCCATCAAAG GTCACATGGCCCTACACTTATACAAGACCAGGGTATTCAGAAAAGAGGCACCAGAATGTCCCCAAGGATTGGTGGACTGAGGACATAAGTGAAGTCGATATAGATTTGTTCAGATGCATTATAACCACAGTAAGGTCTGCAAATATGCTGCCTCTACAGCTAATTGGCGAGGCTTTGCATGTCTATGCCTGCTGTTGGCTGCCAGATATTAAGAACATTAGTCCTACAGAGACTTCTGATTCTCGAAATGAAGAATCTTTAGATAGAAAAAGGAGAATACTTGTAAGCATTGCTAGCATGATCCCGGAACAGAGAGGATCTGTTTCAGTTGGATTCTTGCTCAGGCTCTCGAGTTTGGTAAAGTTTCTAGGAGTGTCTCCAGTGATAAAGGCAGAACTTATAAAGAGATCAAGCCTTCAGCTGGAGGATGCAGTGTTGAATGATTTGTTGCTTCCCTCCCACTCTTGTTCTGAAGAAGATGGACACTTTTATGACATTAACTTGGTTGGAGCGGTACTGGAAAGTTACTTGAGGGAGTGGAAAAGACAATCTACTGGAGGAAATACCCGATATAAAAGATCAATTATGAAGGTTGGAAGACTCATCGATTTATATCTACAAGTAATAGCCAGGGATGTAAATACGCCAGTACAAAAGTTCTTGTGGCTTGCAGAATCTTTACCTGAAATTGCAAGGCCCAACCATGATGACCTTTACAAGGCTATTAACATTTATCTTGAG GAGCATCCTGACCTGAGCAAGCAGGAGAAGAAGAGGTTATGTCGCATCTTAGACTGCCAGAGATTTTCTCCAGAGGTGTGCGCTCATGCTGTTAGAAATGAGCGGCTGCCATTAAGAACAGTTGTGCAACTCCTCTACTTTGAACAAGAGAGAGCTGGCATGGCAACAAGTACCGACAACATTAAAAAGCAAGAGGAGGATGCTGAGGAGCTTCCTCCTACTGCTGCAACACAACAAGCCCTAGCCTCCACGTCTGCAGCACGTGAACTAAGCAAACTGAAGTTGGGTCTTGGAAAAAAATATAGTGAAGTGGAGAGCACGAGAAGTAGTACTCCTGGCACCAGGAGAGCAGAGAAAAAGCTCCTAATATACAGTTCTGTAGATAAGGTCCCTACTAGAAGAAGTAAAACTCCTGGCACTGGCGATGAAAGAGAACATCAGAAGCTGATAACTCAGGATCAAAGGGTGCCAGTGGAAGCAAAACAGAAGATGACGGTAGAGCAAGTCCAGGAAAGAAATGTAGAGATCAGACATGGAACTCATGGTAATGGATTTGAACCCAAGAAGACAACACATAGAAAACAGAGATAA